One genomic segment of Mangifera indica cultivar Alphonso chromosome 6, CATAS_Mindica_2.1, whole genome shotgun sequence includes these proteins:
- the LOC123217871 gene encoding histone-lysine N-methyltransferase SETD1A-like isoform X1, which produces MEEDEDMTPFWLQATTSSTVGRIRRRSSSFLLNSGVLLIILLVIAAAFIFIIIPSFLSFTSQIFRPHLVKKSWDTLNLVLVLFAIVCGFLSQNNTSNETPRSASSPTASPSFVQKPSFESLTPRRGWFSNNNSTNGGLNRLRSFSSYPDLRAEEASWMTSESDHPPWRFYDDTRLYNYRYSSLKDQPFNQFKPEEKLRDQREGVVEEVVKRVDDDISGTTTTVVEAEKKVVYTPPPAPPLSQSPPAPPLPKVVRRATAYQKVAKRSTGESTGKVDEDLGRVNRFTSSPPPPPRPSSPPPQMDDRESRNEKKRGATSATKDFLTSLRRNKKKKQRQKSVENLDIFFNYESSYPFPPPPPSQPPPPPPPPPPPNFIQNLFSQKKRKTKKIHSAPPPPPPPPPPPPQKTQLYSSSASKPKLISQNVTTNLPSTTHKPPLPVKIKSHNNVEETVSSGNESPLMGSIPTPPPLPPFNMPVWKFEVVERDFVRLKSHNDSDFDEANAEESSSPSEAADLATSSPLFCPSPDVNTKADKFIARFRAGLELERINSAKERGKSNLSPS; this is translated from the coding sequence atggaagaagatgaagacatgACACCCTTTTGGCTTCAAGCCACCACCTCTTCCACCGTCGGCCGCATCCGCCGCCGGTCCTCCTCTTTCCTCCTCAACTCCGGCGTCCTCCTCATCATCTTGTTAGTCATTGCAGCTgctttcatcttcatcatcatccccTCCTTCCTCTCCTTCACCTCCCAAATCTTCAGGCCTCACTTGGTGAAGAAGAGCTGGGACACTCTCAACCTCGTCCTCGTGCTTTTCGCCATCGTTTGTGGCTTCCTCAGCCAAAACAATACCAGTAATGAGACTCCCAGAAGCGCTTCTTCCCCAACTGCCTCCCCTTCTTTTGTTCAAAAACCGAGCTTTGAGAGCCTCACCCCACGTAGAGGATGGTTCAGTAATAATAATAGCACTAATGGCGGTTTGAATAGGCTGAGGAGCTTCAGTTCTTACCCGGATCTCAGAGCCGAAGAAGCTTCATGGATGACAAGTGAAAGTGATCATCCACCATGGCGGTTTTATGATGATACCCGTTTGTATAATTACCGTTATTCGAGCTTGAAGGATCAGCCTTTTAATCAGTTTAAGCCTGAAGAAAAGCTTCGGGATCAAAGGGAAGGAGTTGTTGAAGAGGTTGTTAAGAGAGTTGATGATGATATTTCTGGTACTACCACTACTGTCGTTGAAGCAGAAAAGAAAGTTGTGTATACGCCGCCGCCTGCTCCGCCGTTGTCACAGTCACCTCCTGCTCCGCCGTTGCCTAAAGTGGTGAGGAGAGCAACAGCTTATCAAAAGGTTGCAAAGAGAAGTACTGGTGAAAGTACAGGAAAGGTTGATGAAGATTTGGGGAGGGTCAATAGGTTTACTTCttcaccgccaccacctccacGGCCATCGTCTCCGCCTCCGCAGATGGATGACAGAGAGAGCAGGAATGAGAAAAAGAGAGGGGCAACAAGTGCGACAAAAGATTTCTTGACTTCACTgagaagaaacaagaagaagaaacagagGCAAAAGAGTGTCGAGAATCTTGATATTTTCTTCAACTATGAATCATCTTACCCCTTTCCGCCACCACCACCGTCACAACCACCTCCTCCTCCGCCGCCTCCACCGCCGccaaatttcatccaaaatcttttctctcaaaagaaaagaaaaaccaagAAAATCCACTCTGCCccccctccaccaccaccaccaccaccaccaccaccacaaaAAACACAACTTTACTCATCTTCAGCTTCAAAACCAAAACTTATATCCCAAAATGTGACAACAAATTTACCTTCAACAACCCACAAGCCTCCATTGCCAGTGAAGATAAAAAGTCACAACAATGTGGAGGAGACTGTGAGCAGTGGCAACGAGTCACCATTAATGGGGTCAATTCCTACACCACCACCGTTGCCACCCTTCAACATGCCAGTGTGGAAGTTTGAGGTGGTGGAAAGAGACTTTGTCAGACTAAAGAGCCACAATGACAGTGATTTTGATGAGGCCAATGCTGAGGAGTCCTCTAGTCCATCAGAAGCTGCAGATTTAGCCACCTCATCACCATTGTTCTGCCCAAGCCCTGATGTTAACACTAAAGCAGATAAATTCATTGCTAGATTCAGAGCTGGTTTGGAGCTTGAGAGGATTAATTCTGCCAAGGAGAGAGGCAAGTCAAATCTCAGCCCAAGCTAG
- the LOC123217871 gene encoding probable inactive serine/threonine-protein kinase slob2 isoform X2, whose amino-acid sequence MEEDEDMTPFWLQATTSSTVGRIRRRSSSFLLNSGVLLIILLVIAAAFIFIIIPSFLSFTSQIFRPHLVKKSWDTLNLVLVLFAIVCGFLSQNNTSNETPRSASSPTASPSFVQKPSFESLTPRRGWFSNNNSTNGGLNRLRSFSSYPDLRAEEASWMTSESDHPPWRFYDDTRLYNYRYSSLKDQPFNQFKPEEKLRDQREGVVEEVVKRVDDDISGTTTTVVEAEKKVVYTPPPAPPLSQSPPAPPLPKVVRRATAYQKVAKRSTGESTGKVDEDLGRVNRFTSSPSQPPPPPPPPPPPNFIQNLFSQKKRKTKKIHSAPPPPPPPPPPPPQKTQLYSSSASKPKLISQNVTTNLPSTTHKPPLPVKIKSHNNVEETVSSGNESPLMGSIPTPPPLPPFNMPVWKFEVVERDFVRLKSHNDSDFDEANAEESSSPSEAADLATSSPLFCPSPDVNTKADKFIARFRAGLELERINSAKERGKSNLSPS is encoded by the exons atggaagaagatgaagacatgACACCCTTTTGGCTTCAAGCCACCACCTCTTCCACCGTCGGCCGCATCCGCCGCCGGTCCTCCTCTTTCCTCCTCAACTCCGGCGTCCTCCTCATCATCTTGTTAGTCATTGCAGCTgctttcatcttcatcatcatccccTCCTTCCTCTCCTTCACCTCCCAAATCTTCAGGCCTCACTTGGTGAAGAAGAGCTGGGACACTCTCAACCTCGTCCTCGTGCTTTTCGCCATCGTTTGTGGCTTCCTCAGCCAAAACAATACCAGTAATGAGACTCCCAGAAGCGCTTCTTCCCCAACTGCCTCCCCTTCTTTTGTTCAAAAACCGAGCTTTGAGAGCCTCACCCCACGTAGAGGATGGTTCAGTAATAATAATAGCACTAATGGCGGTTTGAATAGGCTGAGGAGCTTCAGTTCTTACCCGGATCTCAGAGCCGAAGAAGCTTCATGGATGACAAGTGAAAGTGATCATCCACCATGGCGGTTTTATGATGATACCCGTTTGTATAATTACCGTTATTCGAGCTTGAAGGATCAGCCTTTTAATCAGTTTAAGCCTGAAGAAAAGCTTCGGGATCAAAGGGAAGGAGTTGTTGAAGAGGTTGTTAAGAGAGTTGATGATGATATTTCTGGTACTACCACTACTGTCGTTGAAGCAGAAAAGAAAGTTGTGTATACGCCGCCGCCTGCTCCGCCGTTGTCACAGTCACCTCCTGCTCCGCCGTTGCCTAAAGTGGTGAGGAGAGCAACAGCTTATCAAAAGGTTGCAAAGAGAAGTACTGGTGAAAGTACAGGAAAGGTTGATGAAGATTTGGGGAGGGTCAATAGGTTTACTTCtt CACCGTCACAACCACCTCCTCCTCCGCCGCCTCCACCGCCGccaaatttcatccaaaatcttttctctcaaaagaaaagaaaaaccaagAAAATCCACTCTGCCccccctccaccaccaccaccaccaccaccaccaccacaaaAAACACAACTTTACTCATCTTCAGCTTCAAAACCAAAACTTATATCCCAAAATGTGACAACAAATTTACCTTCAACAACCCACAAGCCTCCATTGCCAGTGAAGATAAAAAGTCACAACAATGTGGAGGAGACTGTGAGCAGTGGCAACGAGTCACCATTAATGGGGTCAATTCCTACACCACCACCGTTGCCACCCTTCAACATGCCAGTGTGGAAGTTTGAGGTGGTGGAAAGAGACTTTGTCAGACTAAAGAGCCACAATGACAGTGATTTTGATGAGGCCAATGCTGAGGAGTCCTCTAGTCCATCAGAAGCTGCAGATTTAGCCACCTCATCACCATTGTTCTGCCCAAGCCCTGATGTTAACACTAAAGCAGATAAATTCATTGCTAGATTCAGAGCTGGTTTGGAGCTTGAGAGGATTAATTCTGCCAAGGAGAGAGGCAAGTCAAATCTCAGCCCAAGCTAG
- the LOC123218012 gene encoding threonine synthase, chloroplastic-like encodes MAATLSSAFVQPSGLSFTSKNSPQKPTFFTATTIKASASASSSPSRNSNTIRDEARLHNVIHTHHFSAEYVPFNAPPSCDESYSLDEIIYRSQSGGLLDVQHDMQALKQYDGKYWRNLFDSRVGKTTWPYGSGVWSKKEWVLPEIDSDDIVSAFEGNSNLFWAERYGKEYLKMNDLWVKHCGISHTGSFKDLGMTVLVSQVNRLKKMNKPVVGVGCASTGDTSAALSAYCAAAGIPSIVFLPANKISIAQLVQPIANGAFVLSLDTDFDGCMQLIREVTSELPIYLANSLNSLRLEGQKTAAIEILQQFDWEVPDWVIVPGGNLGNIYAFYKGFNMCKELGLVDRIPRLVCAQAANANPLYLYYKSGWKDFKPVRANTTFASAIQIGDPVSIDRAVYALQNCDGIVEEATEEELMDAMAQADSTGMFICPHTGVALTALNKLRNSGIIGKTDRTVVVSTAHGLKFTQSKTDYHSKDIKDMACRLANPPVSVKADFGSVMDVLQKYLLSKVPKY; translated from the coding sequence ATGGCTGCCACACTTTCTTCTGCTTTCGTTCAACCCTCTGGTCTCTCTTTCACCTCCAAAAACTCACCCCAGAAGCCCACCTTCTTCACCGCCACCACCATCAAAGCCTCAGCCTCCgcctcttcttctccttccaGAAACTCCAACACCATCCGGGACGAGGCCCGCCTCCACAATGTGATCCACACCCACCATTTTTCCGCAGAGTACGTTCCTTTCAACGCGCCTCCGTCGTGTGACGAATCATACTCGCTGGACGAGATCATCTACCGGTCTCAATCCGGCGGCCTTTTGGACGTTCAGCATGACATGCAGGCTTTGAAACAATACGATGGGAAGTATTGGAGGAATCTTTTTGACTCGAGAGTTGGGAAAACTACTTGGCCTTATGGGTCCGGAGTTTGGTCGAAGAAAGAATGGGTGTTGCCTGAGATTGATAGCGATGATATAGTGAGTGCTTTTGAAGGGAACTCGAATCTTTTCTGGGCTGAGAGGTATGGTAAAGAATACTTGAAGATGAATGATTTGTGGGTGAAACATTGTGGGATAAGTCATACGGGAAGTTTTAAGGATCTGGGCATGACAGTTTTGGTGAGTCAGGTGAATCGgttgaagaagatgaacaaaCCGGTGGTGGGAGTTGGTTGTGCTTCGACTGGGGACACTTCAGCAGCGTTGTCTGCTTATTGTGCGGCTGCAGGTATTCCTTCTATTGTGTTTTTGCCAGCTAATAAGATTTCGATTGCTCAGTTGGTGCAGCCTATTGCTAATGGTGCTTTTGTGTTGAGTCTTGACACTGATTTTGATGGGTGTATGCAGTTGATAAGGGAGGTAACATCTGAGTTGCCTATTTATTTGGCTAATAGTTTGAATAGTTTGAGGTTAGAGGGACAAAAGACTGCGGCAATTGAGATTTTGCAGCAGTTTGATTGGGAAGTACCTGACTGGGTGATAGTTCCTGGAGGTAATTTGGGGAACATTTATGCATTTTACAAAGGGTTTAATATGTGTAAAGAGTTGGGGCTTGTTGATAGGATTCCTAGGCTTGTTTGTGCACAAGCTGCAAATGCTAATCcactttatttgtattataagtCAGGGTGGAAGGATTTTAAACCTGTTAGGGCAAATACTACTTTTGCATCTGCTATTCAGATTGGTGATCCGGTTTCAATTGATAGAGCTGTTTATGCATTGCAAAATTGTGATGGGATTGTTGAGGAGGCTACTGAGGAGGAATTAATGGATGCTATGGCTCAGGCAGATTCCACTGGCATGTTTATTTGTCCTCATACTGGGGTGGCTTTGACAGCACTGAATAAGCTTAGGAATAGTGGGATTATTGGGAAGACTGATCGGACGGTAGTGGTGAGCACAGCTCATGGTTTGAAGTTTACTCAGAGTAAGACTGATTATCACTCAAAGGATATCAAGGACATGGCCTGCCGGTTGGCCAATCCTCCAGTGAGTGTGAAGGCTGATTTCGGGTCAGTTATGGATGTTTTACAGAAGTACTTGTTGAGCAAAGTGCCTAAGTATTAA